A portion of the Croceicoccus marinus genome contains these proteins:
- a CDS encoding thymidine phosphorylase family protein — protein MLTDQPVAPHGLRVRRLGIETGGEAIVFMHADCPVARSEGFATRTRVEVHAGGRRALATLFFTTNGLLDPDEVGLPNALWRQLHAGDGDVIEVRHPQPLASMSDVRVKIYGHRLEQDRLTRIVADIATGRYSDVELAGFVTAFAGQTLDVTETAALTRAMLEAGDRLDWPDELVLDKHCVGGLPANRTTPLIVAIVTAAGFTMPKTSSRAITSPAGTADAMEVMAPVNLDLAAMRRVVEREGGCVVWGGNVRLSPADDILIGVERALDVDSEVQLVASILSKKLAAGATHVLLDLPVGATAKVRSPAEAARLSAHLVAVAAEFHLSVTPVLTDGTQPVGSGIGPALEAHDVLAVLRRAPDAPADLRERAIDLSGRILDLAGGPPGRGRAQASSILNDGRALDKFMAICEAQGGFSEPSTAPLRYTISAPRSARVAAFDNRTLARIAKLAGAPRSKSAGISLHVKLGATVARGEPIFTVHAESRGELDYALAFAAANPDVIRLASL, from the coding sequence ATGCTTACCGACCAGCCAGTGGCGCCTCATGGCCTGCGCGTTCGGCGCCTCGGCATCGAGACCGGCGGCGAAGCGATCGTGTTCATGCACGCCGACTGTCCAGTCGCCCGTTCGGAAGGGTTCGCGACGCGGACGCGCGTGGAAGTCCATGCGGGAGGCCGCCGCGCACTCGCAACGCTCTTTTTCACGACAAATGGCCTGCTCGACCCCGACGAGGTCGGACTGCCAAACGCTCTTTGGCGCCAGCTTCATGCTGGCGATGGCGATGTCATTGAGGTGCGTCATCCGCAGCCACTCGCTTCGATGAGCGATGTGCGCGTCAAGATCTACGGCCATCGTCTCGAGCAGGACCGGCTTACGCGGATCGTCGCGGATATCGCCACCGGCCGCTATTCCGACGTGGAACTCGCCGGCTTTGTGACCGCCTTTGCCGGGCAGACGCTCGACGTAACCGAAACTGCGGCGTTGACACGTGCCATGCTCGAAGCGGGTGACCGGCTCGACTGGCCCGATGAACTGGTTTTGGACAAACACTGCGTCGGCGGGCTCCCGGCCAACCGCACCACTCCACTCATTGTGGCGATTGTCACCGCTGCCGGCTTCACCATGCCCAAAACCTCTTCCCGCGCCATCACCTCCCCGGCAGGGACAGCCGATGCGATGGAAGTGATGGCGCCAGTCAATCTCGATCTGGCAGCGATGCGGCGCGTGGTCGAGCGTGAGGGCGGATGTGTCGTCTGGGGCGGCAATGTGCGCCTGAGCCCGGCTGACGACATCCTGATCGGCGTCGAGCGCGCGCTCGATGTGGATAGTGAGGTCCAACTTGTCGCGTCTATCCTGTCCAAGAAGCTCGCCGCCGGGGCGACGCACGTCCTGCTCGATCTACCCGTGGGCGCAACCGCCAAAGTGCGCTCACCAGCTGAAGCAGCCAGGCTCAGCGCGCATCTGGTCGCGGTTGCGGCGGAATTCCATCTCTCGGTGACCCCGGTGTTGACCGACGGGACACAGCCGGTGGGGTCGGGCATCGGGCCAGCGCTCGAGGCGCACGATGTTCTCGCCGTCCTGCGCAGAGCACCCGATGCTCCGGCGGACCTGCGCGAGCGGGCGATTGATCTGTCAGGCAGAATTCTCGACCTCGCTGGCGGACCGCCCGGGCGGGGGCGTGCGCAGGCCAGCTCGATCCTCAACGACGGCCGGGCGCTCGACAAGTTCATGGCGATCTGCGAGGCGCAAGGGGGCTTTTCCGAACCGTCCACCGCACCGCTGCGATATACGATCAGCGCACCGCGCAGTGCCAGGGTGGCGGCATTCGACAATCGGACGCTGGCGCGTATTGCCAAGTTGGCGGGTGCACCGCGATCCAAATCGGCAGGCATATCGCTACATGTGAAACTGGGTGCGACAGTGGCGCGGGGAGAGCCGATCTTCACCGTTCACGCGGAGAGCCGCGGCGAGCTGGACTACGCGCTGGCCTTCGCCGCCGCCAATCCCGACGTCATTCGATTGGCAAGCCTGTGA
- a CDS encoding MBL fold metallo-hydrolase RNA specificity domain-containing protein produces MTLQLTFLGGAGTVTGSKYLVETGDCKILVDCGLFQGFKQLRLRNRQPLPIAPRDIDAVLLTHAHLDHSGFIPALVRDGFRGPVISTHATFKLCELLLPDSGYLMEADARYANKRGFSKHTPALPLYTERDAKAALASFAPTGFDEPTRVAEGCSAIFRPMGHILGAASIELNCNGKRIVFSGDIGRYSAATMIDPVRVPRADYLVVESTYGNRHHDETDPETALEDVINRTIGRGGSVIIPSFAVGRAQTLLFHLSQLRRRGRLGPVPIFLNSPMAVNASSIFCDHVGEHRLTEDQCREACGIAEYVRDVEDSKRLNRDPMPKIIVAASGMATGGRILHHLKAYAPDPRNTILLAGFQAGGTRGAALRDGASELKIHGEFIPVRAEVASLDMLSAHADQGELLRWLGGFEDPPVQTFVTHGEPEASDTFRRCITERLGWEARVPEHGERVVLA; encoded by the coding sequence ATGACCTTGCAACTTACTTTTCTGGGCGGTGCCGGTACGGTCACCGGATCGAAATATCTCGTCGAGACCGGCGACTGCAAAATCCTTGTCGACTGCGGCCTGTTCCAAGGTTTCAAGCAGCTACGCCTGCGCAATCGCCAACCCCTCCCCATCGCGCCGCGCGATATCGATGCCGTTCTCCTCACGCATGCTCATCTTGATCATTCGGGTTTCATTCCGGCGCTTGTCCGCGACGGTTTCCGTGGTCCCGTGATCAGCACGCACGCGACCTTCAAGCTGTGCGAGCTCCTGCTCCCCGACAGCGGCTATCTCATGGAAGCGGACGCGCGCTATGCCAACAAGCGCGGGTTCAGCAAACACACGCCGGCTCTTCCACTCTATACCGAACGCGATGCAAAGGCGGCGCTTGCCTCCTTCGCTCCGACCGGCTTCGACGAACCGACGAGAGTTGCCGAAGGCTGCAGCGCGATCTTCCGGCCAATGGGGCATATTCTCGGGGCGGCCAGCATCGAGCTGAACTGCAACGGCAAGCGGATCGTCTTTTCGGGTGATATCGGCCGCTACTCCGCAGCAACGATGATCGATCCGGTGCGCGTTCCGCGAGCAGACTATCTTGTCGTCGAGTCGACCTATGGCAACCGACACCATGACGAGACCGACCCCGAAACCGCGTTGGAAGATGTCATCAACCGCACCATCGGGCGCGGCGGAAGCGTCATCATCCCGTCATTTGCGGTCGGACGCGCCCAAACGCTGCTGTTTCATCTGAGCCAGCTGCGTCGCCGCGGACGGCTTGGTCCCGTACCGATCTTCCTCAACAGCCCGATGGCGGTCAACGCAAGTTCGATCTTCTGCGACCATGTTGGAGAGCACCGCCTGACGGAAGACCAGTGCCGGGAGGCCTGCGGCATTGCCGAATACGTCCGTGACGTCGAGGACTCAAAGCGCCTCAATCGCGACCCCATGCCCAAAATCATTGTCGCGGCGAGCGGGATGGCGACGGGCGGAAGGATATTGCATCATCTCAAAGCTTATGCCCCCGATCCCCGCAACACGATCCTCCTGGCCGGTTTCCAGGCTGGCGGGACGCGGGGCGCAGCCCTGCGCGATGGTGCCAGCGAACTGAAGATCCACGGAGAGTTCATCCCTGTGCGCGCAGAGGTTGCCAGTCTCGACATGCTGTCTGCCCATGCCGATCAGGGCGAACTCCTGCGATGGCTTGGCGGCTTCGAGGATCCGCCGGTCCAGACATTCGTGACTCACGGTGAGCCCGAGGCCTCCGATACGTTTCGCCGTTGCATCACCGAACGGCTTGGGTGGGAGGCGCGGGTCCCCGAACACGGCGAGCGCGTGGTGCTCGCATGA
- a CDS encoding heavy metal translocating P-type ATPase, which translates to MANVTLEVGGLFEELDHLGVEKQLEAEDGVSRAVANPASGSVTIDFDEGLTSEEKLRRTVLSCGFRCRGAVHPRHVCKPGPDPVPSAHAGHERVAAARKAHAQDAMAHEMGHGAGADMQAMVRDMRNRFWVALLFTIPIFVYSPMGGMFTPPAPPFELGLDLWLFFLASAAVIYPSWPFFVAAWRALRNGILNMAVLVVLSVGTGYLFSVGSTFLFPGVQFYEAVAVLLVFILLGHWLEMRARAGASQAIRALLDLAPPMATVIRDGREVEIATSEVQVGETIIIKPGNKIPVDGEIVEGTSLIDESMLTGESMPVNKAVGDEVIGASINKSGSFRYKATKVGADTALAQIVKLVQEAQNSKAPAQLLADRASQWLVLIAILIGLATFATWFWWLGAPLLFAVTLTITVFVIACPDALGLATPMAVMVGTGLGATNGILFKNAGALEEATKLDVIVFDKTGTLTMGQPHVVDIVAAEGRSDEDVLRLAAAVERGSEHPLALAILDRAGDLALDDVRDFHNREGMGAEALVGGSTVLLGNRRLMDEENVPLGALSEAADELKGAGRTVVHVAHKGDLVGLIAIADAPRPTAVAAVAALRKRGVEVAMLTGDNEGTAKRVAAQLGIGTVLADVLPGQKADKVKELQAQGKRVGMVGDGINDAPALTQADVGFAIGAGTDVAMESADVVLMRSDPYDVVGAIVLSKATLRKMHQNLFWAVAYNVIAFPVAAGVLYPLIISPAVAAIAMSGSSALVAVNALLLKRTRMEGIGRSVAESGESDRSSTASPIPA; encoded by the coding sequence TTGGCAAATGTGACGCTTGAGGTCGGCGGCCTCTTCGAGGAACTCGATCATCTCGGCGTAGAGAAACAACTGGAAGCCGAGGACGGCGTCAGTCGCGCTGTCGCCAATCCGGCTTCGGGAAGCGTTACGATTGATTTTGACGAGGGTTTGACCAGCGAGGAAAAGCTGCGCCGGACCGTGCTCTCCTGCGGCTTCCGCTGCCGCGGCGCGGTCCATCCCCGACATGTCTGCAAGCCAGGCCCCGACCCGGTACCATCCGCTCATGCCGGCCACGAAAGAGTTGCGGCTGCCCGCAAGGCGCACGCGCAGGATGCCATGGCGCACGAGATGGGACACGGCGCTGGTGCCGACATGCAAGCGATGGTCCGCGACATGCGCAACCGGTTCTGGGTGGCTCTCCTCTTTACCATTCCGATCTTCGTCTATTCGCCAATGGGCGGCATGTTCACGCCGCCTGCTCCGCCTTTCGAGTTGGGCCTCGATCTGTGGCTGTTCTTCCTCGCGAGCGCCGCGGTCATCTATCCCAGCTGGCCGTTCTTCGTCGCCGCCTGGCGCGCGCTGCGCAATGGGATCCTCAATATGGCGGTGCTTGTCGTGCTGTCGGTTGGAACAGGCTATCTCTTCAGCGTCGGCTCGACCTTCCTCTTTCCCGGTGTGCAGTTCTACGAGGCAGTCGCGGTCCTGCTGGTCTTCATCCTGCTCGGCCACTGGCTCGAAATGCGCGCGCGCGCCGGGGCGTCGCAGGCGATTCGCGCACTGCTCGATCTCGCGCCGCCGATGGCGACCGTCATTCGCGATGGCCGCGAAGTGGAGATCGCCACCTCCGAAGTCCAGGTGGGCGAGACGATCATCATCAAGCCTGGCAACAAGATCCCCGTCGACGGGGAAATCGTCGAAGGAACCTCGCTGATCGATGAATCGATGCTTACCGGCGAGTCGATGCCGGTTAACAAGGCGGTCGGCGACGAAGTCATCGGCGCATCGATCAACAAGAGCGGCAGCTTCCGGTACAAGGCAACCAAGGTTGGTGCCGACACCGCGCTGGCCCAAATCGTCAAACTCGTCCAGGAAGCGCAGAATTCCAAGGCCCCGGCGCAGCTGCTTGCCGACCGCGCGTCGCAGTGGTTGGTCTTGATCGCGATCCTTATCGGACTGGCGACCTTTGCGACATGGTTCTGGTGGCTCGGCGCGCCATTGCTGTTCGCCGTCACGCTGACGATAACCGTCTTCGTCATTGCTTGCCCGGATGCTCTGGGACTCGCGACCCCGATGGCGGTCATGGTCGGGACCGGGCTCGGCGCGACCAACGGCATCCTGTTCAAGAATGCCGGCGCGCTCGAGGAGGCGACCAAACTCGACGTGATCGTGTTCGACAAGACCGGCACGCTAACCATGGGGCAGCCGCATGTGGTCGACATCGTCGCTGCGGAAGGCCGGTCCGACGAGGATGTTTTGCGGCTCGCCGCCGCGGTCGAGCGTGGTTCGGAACATCCGCTCGCACTCGCCATCCTTGACCGCGCAGGAGATCTCGCGCTCGACGACGTCCGCGACTTTCACAACCGGGAAGGCATGGGCGCAGAGGCGCTGGTCGGTGGCAGCACGGTGCTGCTCGGCAATCGCCGACTGATGGACGAGGAGAACGTCCCACTCGGCGCCTTGTCCGAGGCGGCGGACGAGCTGAAGGGTGCCGGACGAACGGTCGTTCACGTCGCGCACAAGGGCGATCTGGTCGGTCTGATCGCCATCGCCGACGCCCCGCGCCCCACCGCCGTTGCGGCGGTCGCGGCGCTGCGCAAGCGCGGGGTCGAAGTGGCAATGCTGACCGGCGACAATGAGGGCACGGCAAAGCGCGTGGCGGCACAGCTTGGCATCGGCACCGTGCTCGCCGACGTCCTGCCCGGCCAGAAGGCCGATAAAGTCAAGGAGTTGCAGGCGCAGGGCAAGCGCGTGGGCATGGTTGGAGACGGAATTAACGACGCGCCGGCGCTGACCCAGGCCGATGTGGGTTTTGCGATCGGGGCCGGCACCGATGTCGCTATGGAAAGCGCCGATGTCGTACTTATGCGCAGCGATCCTTATGACGTGGTCGGCGCTATCGTTCTTTCGAAAGCAACCTTGCGCAAGATGCACCAGAACCTGTTCTGGGCTGTCGCTTACAATGTCATTGCCTTTCCGGTCGCAGCGGGCGTCCTCTACCCGCTGATCATCAGCCCGGCGGTCGCCGCCATCGCCATGTCGGGGAGCTCCGCGCTCGTGGCCGTGAATGCACTGCTCCTCAAAAGGACGCGAATGGAAGGTATCGGCAGGAGCGTAGCGGAGTCCGGAGAAAGCGATCGGAGCTCCACGGCGAGCCCGATTCCTGCGTGA
- a CDS encoding NAD-binding protein: MIIGGFGRIGHLLADLLDAQRISYVALDTDGEIIARQRAKGMPVVVGDATQPDLLPHLGIERAAAFVSTMDAPGSAEHVVGAAHQLWPHVPIYARAQDAEHARRLQALGASGRVPDTVEASLQLCEELLTGIGFPEEAARAIVNERRRSICGANRLSRFRATRRANWSRRDTVKERIRTHGVIPSVFKRLCQASNESAVHAAGRENEKSSGGWFGKCDA, translated from the coding sequence ATGATTATCGGCGGCTTCGGCCGGATTGGGCATCTTCTGGCTGATCTGCTGGACGCTCAGCGCATCAGTTATGTCGCGCTCGATACCGATGGCGAAATCATCGCACGTCAGCGTGCGAAGGGAATGCCGGTTGTCGTTGGCGACGCCACTCAGCCGGATCTTCTTCCGCATCTAGGTATCGAGCGCGCTGCGGCGTTCGTGTCCACTATGGATGCGCCCGGCAGTGCCGAGCATGTTGTCGGCGCGGCTCACCAGCTCTGGCCGCATGTGCCCATCTACGCAAGAGCCCAAGATGCTGAGCATGCACGCCGACTGCAAGCACTCGGTGCGTCGGGGAGGGTACCCGACACCGTTGAGGCTAGTCTGCAATTGTGCGAAGAACTCCTGACCGGCATCGGCTTCCCCGAGGAAGCTGCACGTGCCATCGTCAATGAGCGCCGCCGATCTATTTGCGGCGCGAACCGTTTGAGCCGATTCCGGGCGACGCGGCGAGCTAATTGGTCGCGCCGCGATACCGTGAAAGAGCGAATCCGAACTCATGGTGTAATTCCGTCGGTGTTCAAGCGTCTTTGCCAAGCGAGCAACGAATCCGCAGTGCACGCTGCCGGACGAGAGAACGAAAAATCTTCTGGAGGTTGGTTTGGCAAATGTGACGCTTGA
- a CDS encoding cation:proton antiporter, producing MDHEIPYLREIFVFLAAAGLVIPTVRKLGVSSVLGFLFAGLLIGPHGLNRIVVDVPLLAYVVIADVDGVRRVAELGIIFLLFMIGLELSTRQLWGMRRIVFGLGTGQVCASAAIIGAIAYAFGNSMIASAILGLCLALSSTALVMQSLTETGRLGTRSGRAAFGILLFQDLAVVPILFLVGVAGAEGSESLAGAATRAILQAAIIIAAILAVGRIAIRPLLRFVGGSGSREVFMAAVLLIVLGTAALTAQAGLSMALGAFLAGLLFADTEYRHQIASDIEPFKGLLLGLFFMSVGMSLDVSAVWQLLGWVVLSVIGLVALKAGTLFVVSKAIRQPAAVAAETAVLFCQGGEFAFVVLAAGLAVGVLDPTVGQFMLMVVILTMFLPPALSAADRLLGRFFGEAGEWHPRTCRPRDRGSPHDYRRLRPDWASSG from the coding sequence TTGGATCACGAAATTCCCTACTTGAGGGAAATTTTTGTTTTCCTCGCGGCTGCCGGATTGGTGATCCCGACCGTCCGTAAACTCGGCGTCAGCTCTGTCCTCGGATTTCTATTTGCCGGTCTCCTGATTGGGCCGCACGGTCTGAATCGCATTGTCGTGGATGTGCCATTGCTCGCCTATGTCGTTATCGCGGATGTCGACGGTGTCCGTCGCGTCGCTGAGCTCGGCATAATCTTTCTGCTGTTCATGATCGGCCTTGAACTCTCAACGAGGCAATTGTGGGGGATGCGACGGATCGTTTTCGGTCTTGGCACCGGGCAAGTCTGCGCATCCGCTGCCATCATCGGGGCGATCGCCTACGCCTTTGGCAACTCCATGATCGCATCCGCCATTTTAGGGCTTTGTCTGGCATTATCATCCACCGCGCTCGTCATGCAGAGTTTGACTGAGACAGGGCGTCTTGGCACCCGGTCCGGGCGCGCAGCGTTCGGTATCCTCCTGTTTCAAGACCTCGCCGTCGTCCCCATCCTCTTTCTCGTAGGCGTGGCCGGCGCGGAAGGTAGCGAGTCGCTGGCCGGAGCCGCTACACGGGCGATCCTTCAGGCTGCTATCATTATCGCCGCCATTCTGGCCGTCGGACGCATTGCTATTCGGCCGCTGTTGCGGTTCGTCGGCGGCAGCGGCAGCCGCGAGGTGTTTATGGCCGCCGTCCTGCTGATTGTGCTTGGAACCGCTGCACTCACGGCACAGGCGGGCCTTTCGATGGCGCTCGGCGCATTTCTTGCTGGGCTGCTGTTCGCAGACACCGAGTATCGTCACCAGATCGCCAGTGATATTGAGCCCTTCAAGGGCCTACTCCTGGGCCTCTTCTTCATGTCCGTTGGCATGAGCCTTGACGTGAGTGCCGTCTGGCAGTTGCTGGGCTGGGTCGTACTTTCAGTGATTGGCCTCGTCGCACTCAAAGCTGGGACCCTGTTCGTGGTTTCGAAAGCGATCCGGCAGCCCGCCGCCGTCGCTGCGGAGACTGCGGTCCTGTTCTGCCAAGGCGGCGAATTTGCATTCGTCGTCCTCGCTGCCGGGCTTGCGGTCGGCGTGCTGGACCCAACTGTCGGTCAGTTCATGCTTATGGTGGTTATCTTGACGATGTTTCTCCCCCCGGCCCTTTCCGCCGCCGACCGTCTGCTGGGCCGATTTTTTGGAGAAGCGGGAGAATGGCACCCTCGTACCTGCCGACCTCGGGACAGGGGAAGCCCGCATGATTATCGGCGGCTTCGGCCGGATTGGGCATCTTCTGGCTGA
- a CDS encoding DUF6629 family protein, giving the protein MCFSATASFTAGAALLVTGAFSIRLARNPAERPYAAIPLLFGVQQLIEGALWLTFPDKTQLLSTVLTYAYSIFSHVLWPIFVPLAVYFLEPVKWRRKALLVAVAGGTAVGLYLLYFLIRLPIVATAAEGHIDYVSPHFYVKIVMALYILGTCISPLLSSHRWVRWFGIAAIVSFLLAGIFYLTWFISVWCFFAAIMSVMVLMFFLRRSPALASGARMDTAKSERFLAE; this is encoded by the coding sequence ATGTGCTTTTCGGCCACAGCTAGTTTCACCGCCGGAGCAGCGTTGCTGGTTACCGGTGCATTCAGCATACGCCTTGCGCGGAACCCTGCCGAGCGGCCATATGCAGCGATACCGCTCCTGTTTGGCGTTCAGCAATTGATCGAGGGCGCACTTTGGCTGACATTCCCTGACAAGACGCAGCTTCTCAGTACCGTGCTGACTTATGCCTATTCGATATTTTCACACGTACTCTGGCCAATCTTTGTCCCGCTCGCCGTCTATTTTCTCGAACCTGTGAAATGGCGCCGCAAGGCGCTGCTGGTAGCGGTTGCGGGAGGAACAGCAGTGGGTCTTTATCTGCTCTATTTCCTCATCCGGCTTCCGATTGTGGCTACAGCTGCCGAGGGACATATCGACTACGTATCACCCCACTTCTACGTTAAAATCGTCATGGCTCTGTATATTTTGGGAACCTGCATAAGCCCTCTTCTGTCGAGCCACCGCTGGGTGCGATGGTTTGGCATCGCAGCGATCGTGTCGTTTCTTCTTGCCGGCATCTTTTACCTAACCTGGTTCATATCGGTCTGGTGTTTCTTTGCGGCGATCATGAGCGTGATGGTTCTGATGTTCTTCTTGCGGCGTTCGCCGGCGCTCGCCTCCGGCGCGCGAATGGACACAGCAAAATCCGAGCGCTTCCTCGCCGAGTGA
- a CDS encoding L-lactate permease: MILAALAPLIAVLGLLVMLRLPAAVAMPFSLLVTALVSVVIWRVPVIQVLAAAAEGTVIAASIVWIVFGAIFLLKVLTAGGAMTVIRDGFTRIAPDPRAQIIVIAWLFGAFLEGAAGFGTPAAITAPLLVALRFKPMAAVVLALIADSSPVSFGAIGTPVAIGLAQGLEEDGQVDAAIAADGDQSLETMLEAVAVQAAMIDLFVGSLIPLIMILIFTRFFDVRQSWKAGLAAWKFALAAGFAYTLPALGVAAMLGPELPALIGALCGLAIMVPIARKGWLLPDGGLRPTLEHGALVAFPMSLKRAWSPYLLLAVMLVVTRIEILPFKSWLNKVSIQWNGIFGTEISVSVAPFYLPGAMFVVIAVLTLRMHRMNLAQVRTSLNEAARIVGTSAMALGAAVPMVRIFIQSGVNDAGLRSMPMELASFAAGGVGTKWPLVAPLLGALGSFLSGSATFSNMTFALLQTQAAEQVGMPTVLVLAGQMLGANAGNMVSVLNVVAAAAVVGLIREEGTIIRFTFLPMLIYALASGTIIFALMLAS, from the coding sequence TTGATCCTTGCCGCGCTTGCGCCGCTCATTGCGGTCCTCGGACTGCTGGTCATGCTTCGTTTGCCTGCCGCCGTGGCGATGCCGTTCAGTCTTCTCGTTACCGCCCTTGTGAGCGTCGTCATCTGGCGTGTGCCGGTAATCCAGGTTCTTGCTGCCGCCGCCGAGGGGACGGTGATCGCGGCATCGATCGTCTGGATAGTCTTCGGGGCGATTTTCCTGCTCAAGGTTCTCACGGCAGGCGGAGCCATGACCGTCATCCGGGACGGGTTCACCCGCATTGCCCCTGACCCCCGCGCGCAAATTATAGTCATCGCCTGGCTTTTCGGGGCCTTCCTCGAAGGTGCTGCTGGTTTCGGAACCCCGGCCGCGATCACCGCACCCTTGCTTGTCGCTCTGCGCTTCAAGCCAATGGCAGCCGTGGTGCTTGCGCTGATTGCCGACAGCAGCCCTGTTTCCTTCGGCGCGATCGGCACGCCCGTCGCAATAGGCCTCGCGCAGGGTCTGGAGGAAGACGGACAGGTCGATGCGGCAATCGCGGCCGACGGTGACCAAAGTTTGGAAACCATGCTCGAGGCAGTCGCGGTTCAGGCAGCGATGATAGATCTTTTTGTCGGCAGCCTCATCCCTCTCATCATGATCCTGATCTTCACGCGTTTCTTCGATGTGCGTCAAAGTTGGAAGGCCGGTCTCGCGGCGTGGAAATTCGCCTTGGCGGCCGGCTTTGCCTACACGCTGCCCGCACTTGGCGTGGCGGCAATGCTCGGGCCCGAGCTGCCCGCGCTCATCGGCGCTCTTTGTGGTCTAGCGATCATGGTTCCGATTGCCCGGAAGGGATGGCTTTTGCCGGATGGAGGGCTGAGACCAACTTTAGAGCACGGCGCCCTCGTCGCCTTCCCGATGTCACTCAAGCGTGCCTGGTCACCCTATTTGCTTCTCGCGGTGATGCTTGTCGTTACGCGGATCGAAATCCTGCCGTTCAAGAGTTGGTTGAACAAGGTTTCCATTCAATGGAACGGCATCTTCGGGACAGAGATCAGTGTCTCGGTCGCGCCATTCTACCTGCCAGGCGCCATGTTTGTTGTCATCGCCGTGCTGACGCTTCGCATGCACCGGATGAACCTTGCCCAGGTCCGAACTTCGCTCAATGAGGCTGCCCGAATCGTCGGAACGAGTGCGATGGCACTGGGCGCAGCGGTGCCGATGGTACGCATTTTTATCCAGTCAGGCGTAAACGACGCTGGTCTTCGCAGCATGCCGATGGAGCTTGCCAGCTTTGCCGCTGGCGGTGTCGGGACGAAATGGCCGCTGGTCGCTCCGTTGCTTGGCGCCCTTGGCAGTTTTCTTTCAGGTAGCGCCACATTCAGCAATATGACATTTGCTCTTTTGCAGACGCAGGCCGCTGAGCAGGTCGGCATGCCAACAGTACTGGTGCTCGCCGGACAAATGCTCGGTGCGAATGCCGGCAACATGGTATCTGTGCTGAACGTGGTAGCCGCAGCCGCGGTGGTTGGTCTGATCAGGGAGGAAGGAACGATCATTCGTTTCACCTTCCTGCCGATGCTCATCTACGCGCTGGCCTCGGGCACGATCATCTTTGCGCTCATGCTGGCGTCGTGA
- a CDS encoding lysophospholipid acyltransferase family protein translates to MALLAAWTGIIHRVHGDCHIALRPALILGNHQSPWETIAALVLFPDLAIVAKQELLKIPVLGWYLRYSPMVIIDRGDTTGSVRSMVTACRDALSDGRSLLIFPEGTRQPVGSPIIFKRGVELLYRTLGLPALVFVHDSGRFWPAGSVLRSGVITVSLLPPIPPGLDAREFFQQSQRMLADEVARLAG, encoded by the coding sequence TTGGCACTCCTTGCCGCGTGGACCGGTATAATACATCGCGTACACGGCGATTGCCATATTGCTCTCAGACCAGCCTTGATTCTGGGAAATCATCAGTCGCCCTGGGAAACGATTGCGGCACTCGTGTTATTTCCCGATCTGGCCATAGTCGCGAAGCAGGAACTTCTCAAAATACCCGTTCTGGGTTGGTATCTTCGATATTCTCCCATGGTCATCATCGATCGAGGCGACACCACCGGCTCGGTGCGAAGCATGGTGACAGCGTGCCGGGATGCTCTTTCCGACGGCCGATCACTGTTGATTTTTCCAGAAGGCACACGCCAACCGGTCGGATCGCCAATCATTTTCAAACGCGGCGTGGAACTGTTGTATCGTACGCTTGGCCTGCCCGCGCTTGTTTTCGTTCACGATTCCGGACGCTTCTGGCCGGCCGGATCTGTCCTGCGGTCCGGCGTCATTACAGTTTCGCTTCTACCTCCGATTCCGCCAGGCCTGGACGCTCGGGAGTTCTTCCAGCAATCGCAGCGAATGTTGGCGGATGAGGTCGCCCGTCTCGCCGGTTAG
- a CDS encoding HAD-IIB family hydrolase: MKSIAIFDLDGTLAESKQPIDAEMGGLLASLLDHMAVAVISGGDWPQFDKQLLGRLPDVADLSRLFLLPTSGSKFFQYERRWRQIYADELTETERSAIYAALQQAIAAIGLDAGQSWGDRIEDRGTQITFSGLGQQAPLDQKRSWDPDLRKRQRLKAFLEPKLPAFSIRIGGATSLDITRRGVDKAYGLARFAEVVSIRKDEMMFFGDAVFAGGNDAPVRAAGIATVPVALIGETKTAIRTIIACGPPLSTHF; encoded by the coding sequence ATGAAATCGATCGCCATATTTGACCTCGACGGGACTCTGGCTGAAAGCAAGCAGCCGATTGATGCCGAAATGGGTGGCCTTCTGGCCAGCCTGCTCGATCATATGGCGGTTGCGGTCATCTCAGGCGGGGACTGGCCCCAATTCGACAAGCAGCTGCTCGGACGGCTGCCCGATGTCGCTGACCTGTCCCGGCTCTTTCTCTTGCCCACTTCCGGAAGCAAGTTTTTCCAATATGAGCGCCGCTGGCGGCAAATCTATGCCGATGAACTGACTGAAACTGAGCGCAGCGCGATCTACGCAGCGCTGCAACAGGCAATCGCGGCGATCGGATTGGATGCCGGGCAGAGCTGGGGCGATCGGATCGAGGATCGAGGTACGCAGATCACCTTTTCCGGTCTCGGCCAGCAGGCGCCACTCGACCAAAAACGAAGCTGGGATCCCGATCTTCGCAAACGTCAGCGGCTCAAAGCTTTCCTCGAGCCAAAGTTGCCAGCCTTTTCGATTCGTATCGGTGGAGCGACTTCGCTCGATATTACACGGCGCGGCGTCGACAAGGCCTACGGGCTTGCGCGCTTTGCCGAGGTGGTCAGCATTCGCAAGGACGAGATGATGTTCTTTGGGGATGCAGTGTTTGCAGGCGGCAATGATGCGCCTGTCAGAGCTGCGGGAATCGCAACTGTGCCGGTTGCCCTTATCGGTGAGACCAAAACCGCAATAAGGACGATCATAGCCTGCGGCCCGCCGCTTTCCACACATTTCTGA